One Candidatus Woesebacteria bacterium genomic window, GCTCTAGTGTTACGAAGCTTTGGCACAATACACCTACCCAAGGAGCATTCTATAGGGGGTAGCGGATGAGATGATTATCGAACATTAAATATGAGCAAAACTAGTTGGAGTAGTATATAATTATCGCTGGGGTTTATCTCTGTGAGATTCTAATTCTATCGCGAAAACTCCTAATTTTTCTTTAAATGGCGGATATAAACTTCTTAACACTCTAAGGATTTCTTCCTTTGGCATACCTGGAACAATCTTTTCGGCTTCCTCATGTTCTAACATCTCAGAAAAGGTGGAATATCTTCTCACTTCCTTGATTCCAATTTCATACTCATTATTTAAGAAGAGTCTCATCCCTGGCTTCAATTCCTGGATGTTCCTATAGCCAACCCTAACTTCAACTGTCTTTTTGCCTTCCAGAATCTCCTTCAGAAATTGCCTTTTATCCAAAGTGTTTTGGGTCTTGTGTCCATTACTCTTTTTACCTCACACTAGAAATTAAGTGCAATAAACGCAAGTAGTCTATTTTTTACCTCGTCAACAGGAATATCAGAAGTGTCGATAGAAAGTGATCTTACTGCATAAGAGTCAATTACGGTTGATAATTGGTGTCGCTGTTCCGAATAAGTTAGAAATCGAGTTTTGTAATGATCAGGTGTTTCTAATCTACCCTTATTACTTCTCTGAGATATTCTTTGCAAAGCAATGTCTTCTCTAACATCTAAATATAAAGCCAAATCTATTCTTACTTCATTATTAGATGCCCAAGAAACTAAACTTTCTGCTTCACTTTTTTGTCTTGGTAGACCATCTAACACAAATCCAGTATCTTTCATCTTGAGAATGTGAGGTGCAACTATGCTTACTACAAAATCAGCTGACCACGGATTGGTGCGTGCAAACTGAGACTGAATTTGCCTTGCTAATTCGCTATCTGTTTGTAACTCTATTCTTGTTATTTCACCGAGAGAAATATAATTTGGTCTTGGGGTAATATTATTTACCAAAGTAGATTTCCCAGAGCCAGGAAGACCCATCAAAATTATGTTTAATTGAGATATTTTTGATTCTGCCTCCCTTAACATTAATCTTTCCATATTATCAAAAGTGGACTCGGTTGGTTTCGCACCAACTTTTTCCTGATGAACAGGCTGTTTTAACTACATATAACTACGAGCCCAGACTATCCTCGCTCCTTTTAGGAAAGATTATTGGAAGCGGGTCTGTTTCAAATCTGTGCCCTGAATAAACTTGCGCTCGTTCCAACATAGTAGGCGTGTAGACCATAATTGAATTCGGCATAAGATATCTAATAGTGTTACCGACAAGGGCTTCGCTGGAAGCTATAACCTCAGATCTTTCTTTTATTTGCTTGCTTGTCCAGCCAAACAATTTATAGAATTTTTTTCCCCTCTCAATTATACGATCTAAGGTAGTCTGAGGAACCGGGAGAGGTTGAATCTTAATTCCTCTGTATCCGATTGTGTCAAATAAGAAAGGAAACAATTCGCTTAATAATTCAAAAGACATTCCTTTAGGAACATATTTTTTTAGATTTTCAATATTTTTCTTCAGATCATTGATCTTCTTTAAACTTTTTTCTGGCTGTTCTAAAGCAACATCAAAAAAAATAGCCCGAGGTGGTTTACAGGTAAATCCTAACTGTCTTGACTTTTGTATAATTTCACTTAATTTTATTATTCCCCAGCGTGAAGTATTCCCAACATCGTCGGTTCTAAACCCGTAAGCACCCAGACCCTTCTTGTATGAAGGACAAAATAAAGCATAAAATTCGAGGGGTTTCTCTTTACTGGAATTTAAGAGTATTTGACAAAGCTTCCTAGTTACTAGTTTGGGTCTCCAACCCACAACTTCATATTCTTGCAAATAACTGAACCAGTCGAGTATATTCTTATTATAACCAACCTCTTTTATAACGATTTTCAGATCATCGAACTTTTCTTTCGATATTCTTTTATCTTCAAGATATTTGTTGAGTAATTTATTTATCGAAGTCATCG contains:
- a CDS encoding acetyltransferase encodes the protein MDKRQFLKEILEGKKTVEVRVGYRNIQELKPGMRLFLNNEYEIGIKEVRRYSTFSEMLEHEEAEKIVPGMPKEEILRVLRSLYPPFKEKLGVFAIELESHRDKPQR
- a CDS encoding Adenylate kinase → MERLMLREAESKISQLNIILMGLPGSGKSTLVNNITPRPNYISLGEITRIELQTDSELARQIQSQFARTNPWSADFVVSIVAPHILKMKDTGFVLDGLPRQKSEAESLVSWASNNEVRIDLALYLDVREDIALQRISQRSNKGRLETPDHYKTRFLTYSEQRHQLSTVIDSYAVRSLSIDTSDIPVDEVKNRLLAFIALNF